Proteins from one Shewanella pealeana ATCC 700345 genomic window:
- the zapE gene encoding AFG1/ZapE family ATPase, with the protein MTRQAANLLSQQQQLIVRDAETSVDACTGVDLNIARRGPLARYQDLVEQQQIIDDGAQHQAIAALERLHRQLIQVPHTQQPSHVHPECQGIYMWGDVGRGKTYLMDLFYQSLECESESESKTEVPKLRLHFHRFMARIHKELISEAASLITSIKSQLMLHVLPVKGFTGVTKI; encoded by the coding sequence ATGACCCGCCAAGCTGCTAACCTGTTGAGCCAACAGCAACAATTAATTGTCAGAGATGCTGAGACCAGTGTTGATGCCTGTACTGGTGTTGATCTTAATATTGCACGCCGCGGGCCCCTCGCGCGCTATCAAGACCTGGTCGAGCAGCAACAGATTATCGACGACGGCGCGCAGCACCAAGCCATAGCAGCACTGGAACGATTGCATCGGCAGCTCATTCAAGTGCCTCACACTCAGCAGCCTAGCCATGTTCATCCAGAGTGTCAGGGGATCTACATGTGGGGGGATGTCGGCCGCGGCAAAACCTACTTGATGGATCTGTTCTATCAAAGCCTTGAATGTGAAAGTGAAAGCGAATCTAAAACTGAAGTCCCCAAGCTCAGGCTGCACTTTCATCGTTTTATGGCGCGCATTCACAAAGAGCTGATTAGTGAGGCGGCGTCTCTAATCACATCTATCAAATCTCAATTAATGTTAC